In one window of Erythrolamprus reginae isolate rEryReg1 chromosome 1, rEryReg1.hap1, whole genome shotgun sequence DNA:
- the ARMC6 gene encoding armadillo repeat-containing protein 6 isoform X1 has product MAAKRISQETFDEVVQENIMEFGMDPEESLNEAIQQFESQGVDLSNIVKVVPSPASESGQEQKHLVLQILDCLQKAVIDADSSKVDETLVNFARQCRQELSVRYLAAQKGAYPAVLAACRLALEERCSLLKALQALSALLDGQPDLLDVPGQELVLRVLQESRDEAVLVLAAVRCVRYACLKHEQNRQDLVKGGVLSLLSEAIVQHGDRAEVVREACSGLRIMTFDDDIRVPFGHAHDHARMIVTKHNGLGILIEAAKAFPDDCSVLSEICATLARLSVRNEFCQEIMDLGGLNFIVALLADCIDHQDLVKQVLSAIRAIAGNDDVKDAIVNAGGTDLIILAMSRHLGNPQVCEQSCAALCMLALRKPENCRVIMEGGGALAALQAMKTHPREVAVQKQACMLIRNLVSHTQDFSQPILEMGAEDLITEARAAHRDCDDVAKAALRDLGCKVELREIWTGQKGSLAR; this is encoded by the exons ATGGCAGCCAAGCGGATTTCCCAAGAGACATTTGATGAGGTGGTGCAGGAAAACATCATGGAGTTTGGAATGGATCCAGAAGAGTCATTGAATGAAGCCAtccagcagtttgaatctcaag GCGTAGATTTAAGCAATATAGTAAAGGTGGTGCCCAGTCCAGCTTCAGAGAGTGGTCAAGAACAGAAGCACCTGGTTTTACAG ATATTGGACTGTCTCCAGAAAGCCGTCATCGATGCGGATTCGAGCAAAGTCGATGAAACTTTGGTGAACTTTGCCAGGCAGTGCAGACAGGAGCTGTCGGTCCGTTACCTGGCTGCCCAGAAAGGGGCCTACCCTGCGGTCCTGGCTGCTTGTCGGCTGGCATTGGAAGAGCGGTGCTCCCTTTTGAAAGCCCTCCAAGCCCTCTCTGCCCTCCTGGATGGCCAGCCCGACCTCCTGGATGTGCCCGGGCAGGAGCTGGTGCTGCGAGTGCTCCAGGAGAGCCGAGATGAGGCTGTCCTCGTTCTGGCTGCCGTCCGTTGCGTCCGGTATGCTTGCCTGAAACACGAGCAGAATCGCCAGGATCTGGTGAAAGGGGGCGTCCTTTCCCTACTGTCTGAGGCCATAGTCCAGCATGGGGACCGGGCGGAGGTGGTCCGGGAGGCTTGCTCAGGGCTCCGCATCATGACCTTTGATGATGACATCCGGGTGCCCTTCGGCCACGCCCACGACCATGCCAGGATGATTGTGACTAAGCATAACGGCCTGGGAATCCTGATAGAGGCAGCCAAAG CCTTCCCTGATGACTGTAGTGTCTTGAGTGAAATCTGTGCCACTCTGGCACGCTTGTCTGTCCGGAATGAATTTTGCCAGGAGATCATGGACCTTGGAGGCTTAAACTTCATAGTGGCGCTGTTGGCAGACTGCATTGACCACCAG GACCTGGTGAAACAGGTGCTTAGTGCCATCCGGGCCATCGCAGGCAACGATGATGTAAAAGATGCCATTGTCAATGCAGGAGGGACTGATCTCATTATTTTGGCCATGAGTCGCCATCTTGGCAACCCGCAG GTGTGTGAGCAGAGTTGTGCGGCGTTGTGTATGCTAGCTTTGCGCAAGCCAGAGAACTGCCGAGTCATCATGGAAGGTGGGGGAGCCTTGGCGGCTTTGCAGGCCATGAAGACGCACCCGAGGGAAGTGGCTGTGCAG AAGCAAGCCTGCATGCTGATCCGCAACTTGGTCTCGCACACTCAGGACTTCTCCCAGCCCATCCTGGAGATGGGAGCCGAGGACTTGATCACCGAAGCCCGGGCGGCACACCGGGACTGCGACGACGTGGCCAAAGCTGCCCTGAGGGACCTGGGCTGCAAAGTGGAGCTGCGGGAAATCTGGACCGGCCAGAAAGGAAGCCTGGCGCGTTGA
- the ARMC6 gene encoding armadillo repeat-containing protein 6 isoform X2 produces MAAKRISQETFDEVVQENIMEFGMDPEESLNEAIQQFESQGVDLSNIVKVVPSPASESGQEQKHLVLQILDCLQKAVIDADSSKVDETLVNFARQCRQELSVRYLAAQKGAYPAVLAACRLALEERCSLLKALQALSALLDGQPDLLDVPGQELVLRVLQESRDEAVLVLAAVRCVRYACLKHEQNRQDLVKGGVLSLLSEAIVQHGDRAEVVREACSGLRIMTFDDDIRVPFGHAHDHARMIVTKHNGLGILIEAAKAFPDDCSVLSEICATLARLSVRNEFCQEIMDLGGLNFIVALLADCIDHQDLVKQVLSAIRAIAGNDDVKDAIVNAGGTDLIILAMSRHLGNPQVCEQSCAALCMLALRKPENCRVIMEGGGALAALQAMKTHPREVAVQQACMLIRNLVSHTQDFSQPILEMGAEDLITEARAAHRDCDDVAKAALRDLGCKVELREIWTGQKGSLAR; encoded by the exons ATGGCAGCCAAGCGGATTTCCCAAGAGACATTTGATGAGGTGGTGCAGGAAAACATCATGGAGTTTGGAATGGATCCAGAAGAGTCATTGAATGAAGCCAtccagcagtttgaatctcaag GCGTAGATTTAAGCAATATAGTAAAGGTGGTGCCCAGTCCAGCTTCAGAGAGTGGTCAAGAACAGAAGCACCTGGTTTTACAG ATATTGGACTGTCTCCAGAAAGCCGTCATCGATGCGGATTCGAGCAAAGTCGATGAAACTTTGGTGAACTTTGCCAGGCAGTGCAGACAGGAGCTGTCGGTCCGTTACCTGGCTGCCCAGAAAGGGGCCTACCCTGCGGTCCTGGCTGCTTGTCGGCTGGCATTGGAAGAGCGGTGCTCCCTTTTGAAAGCCCTCCAAGCCCTCTCTGCCCTCCTGGATGGCCAGCCCGACCTCCTGGATGTGCCCGGGCAGGAGCTGGTGCTGCGAGTGCTCCAGGAGAGCCGAGATGAGGCTGTCCTCGTTCTGGCTGCCGTCCGTTGCGTCCGGTATGCTTGCCTGAAACACGAGCAGAATCGCCAGGATCTGGTGAAAGGGGGCGTCCTTTCCCTACTGTCTGAGGCCATAGTCCAGCATGGGGACCGGGCGGAGGTGGTCCGGGAGGCTTGCTCAGGGCTCCGCATCATGACCTTTGATGATGACATCCGGGTGCCCTTCGGCCACGCCCACGACCATGCCAGGATGATTGTGACTAAGCATAACGGCCTGGGAATCCTGATAGAGGCAGCCAAAG CCTTCCCTGATGACTGTAGTGTCTTGAGTGAAATCTGTGCCACTCTGGCACGCTTGTCTGTCCGGAATGAATTTTGCCAGGAGATCATGGACCTTGGAGGCTTAAACTTCATAGTGGCGCTGTTGGCAGACTGCATTGACCACCAG GACCTGGTGAAACAGGTGCTTAGTGCCATCCGGGCCATCGCAGGCAACGATGATGTAAAAGATGCCATTGTCAATGCAGGAGGGACTGATCTCATTATTTTGGCCATGAGTCGCCATCTTGGCAACCCGCAG GTGTGTGAGCAGAGTTGTGCGGCGTTGTGTATGCTAGCTTTGCGCAAGCCAGAGAACTGCCGAGTCATCATGGAAGGTGGGGGAGCCTTGGCGGCTTTGCAGGCCATGAAGACGCACCCGAGGGAAGTGGCTGTGCAG CAAGCCTGCATGCTGATCCGCAACTTGGTCTCGCACACTCAGGACTTCTCCCAGCCCATCCTGGAGATGGGAGCCGAGGACTTGATCACCGAAGCCCGGGCGGCACACCGGGACTGCGACGACGTGGCCAAAGCTGCCCTGAGGGACCTGGGCTGCAAAGTGGAGCTGCGGGAAATCTGGACCGGCCAGAAAGGAAGCCTGGCGCGTTGA